ATGCGGGCGGTGAGATCAACGAACTCGGCAAACTGGGCGAAACAGAGTACTTCGAGAAGGCGTACGCCTTCCCGCGCGCATACCAATGGGAAACGGAGGACCACCTCACCGACGAACGTGATGTAATCGCTGCTGCTGCGCAGATCAGCGCTGCCACCGGCATCGATGATGAGACGAAGACTGCAGAACTCGAGGCCCTCGTCGAACGAGCGGACGACACTGGGATCGACATATCGGTCGATGCGGTGAGAACCACGCTTGAGGAACACGATATCGAGGTTCCGTCGTACAGCTGGGTGCATCTGAATGACTTCCGTCTCTTCGAACTCCACGGACGATGTTATCCCTGGACGACTGTGGAAGAGTTACTCGGCGCTACAGATGATCTTCCAGGGTCACCGAGACCAGGGTGGGAACAACGATAAATCCAGTTTTAATATTAATTCTAATCTTAAGGGAAGGTCTTCCGTTGTTGTTCGACATCAGCGTGCCCAATCGAAAGTCCTCTTGCCTGAGAGAAATGCCGAAGTTTCTACTAATTTGAAGAGATCCTCATTGAAACGGCGCTGTCTGTGATCGGGACCAGGGCCGCCATTAATCTTAACTCTAAGATTAAACCAGAGTTGTGACCTGTTATCAGGAGACTTGAGAGGAAACTTCCGCTCCACTGTTCGGCTTAACGGGAGCTACCTAACGGAGATGGAGCTTGGAGCGATTCCATATCAGACACCGACTTTACGATGTCGACCAGGTCGTCTCGCGAGAGGGGGTCGATCTCTTCGCGAACGCCGTCGACTGTATAGAGAATCGACGCCGAAATCTCACGCTCAGGATACAGCTCCCGAAGCACGTGATAGTAGACACTGAGTTGTTTTCGGTACTCGGCTTCCGCATGCCGACCACGGTCGGTCTTGTAGTCGACCACTTCGATGCGGTCAGCTCGAACGTGGACGAGATCGATAATCCCGGAGATCATCACGCGAGTCCCGTCGACGTCCAGCGGAAGGTAGGCGTCCTCTTCGACGAGCAGGTCGCCCGACAGGCCATCGAGAAACGACATCACGTGCTGTTTGTCGTCCCATCCGGGGTCATCCTGATTCAGTTCTACATCATCGCCGCGCGCGTACGCTTCCGCAAAATCGTGGACGTCGGTGCCGAACGACTTCCCCATACCATCGTCGACGTCCTCGAAAACGTCCTCACGCATCAGTGAATGCGGTGAGTGTCCGACCGGTCCCTCCGGTGTCGGTACCGTAATCAGCAACTCTGTCTGCTCGGTGTCGTCGACGGTGTCTGCATCGGGTTCAGTGTCCCACGCTTCGATTTCAACCGGGAGTTCTTCGAGGAACGTGTTTGGGTCCTCCCCGGCCGAGAAGATCACGTGGCTCTCGGCGCGCGTAATCGCCACGTAGAGCAGTCGGCGCTCCTCGTCGTACTCCCTGGGCAAACACCGGCGGAGGACGTCAGTCCGCCAGTCATCGTATACGTGAGGAAGGCCGTCAGCCTCGGCGTAGCGTTTCCGCTGTCGGAGTCCGACCGGATCCTGAAACGTAATCGTTCCACTCCCGCCGCCCGATGGCGGGAATCGCCCACTGTTCATGTTGGCGAGCACGACGATAGGATGTTCGAGCCCCTTCGCTGCGTGAATGGTCTGGACCGTCACTGAGTTTGCACCGGCGTTCGCATGAACATCGTGGGTACTGCCCGCTTCGATGCCGCGCTCGATGAACCGGATAAGGTCTCCCCGAGTCAGTGTCGTCGCGGTGTGTACCGACTGAATCGTGTGGAGTACGACGTCGGCTGTAGCACCGTCGTACCCGTACCGCGAGAAGACGCGTTCGGCCACCCCGCCGAGCGTCTCCAGTTCTGCCAGCTTCTCGCGGAACGAGCGCATGTTCTCGGGATACGCCTCGGTCTCCAGGACGTGCTTGATCTCATCGAGTGTGTAGCCTGCTTCCTCGAGGACGACCGCCCAGCCGCGGTCGGTGTCGGATTCGAGGATGCGGAGCCACGCCAGCAGTAACTTTGCCTGGGGCGTGCGGAACAGCTCGATCCCGCCCTCGTACGCCATCGGCAGTCCGTACTCTTCGGCGGTCTGCAGCAGGTCGCGGCCGAACTCTCGTGTTCGCGTGAGAACTGCGACGTCTCGATACTCGGGCGTCCGAAGCGACCCGTCATCGGCCTCAACCTGGTAGGCGTCGTTGCCCACTAGCTCCTGTATCTTCGCGACCACCGACTCGTGTTCCTCCGGGCTCGTGATCGCTTCGATCTGGGTGTTCTCGTGTTCGGTGTTGGTCGAGAGTGAGACGATTCGATCCTGAATGGCCTCGACATCGACATTGTCCCGGTTCGCCGCCGGAACGAGTAGCCCGTGCTCCGAGAAGTCAAGGATCTCCTGGGTGGAGCGGTAGTTCTCGATAAGCTCGATGGTATGAATCGGCCGAGTGTCGAAGGTAACCCGTTCGTGGTCGGCGTTCAGTTCGTCGACGAACCGATTGAGGCGGTCCTCGAAGGCAGTGATGTTCTCGACTTCGGCGTACTGGAAGCCGTAGATGCTCTGTTTCCAGTCGCCGACGACACAGAGGTTGTTCGTGCCCGCGAGTAGCAGCGTCAGCTTGAACTGGATCTCGCTGGAGTCCTGGAACTCGTCAACCATCGCGTAGTCGAACGCAATGGACTCACGAAGCGCGTGATCCTCACAGAGCAGGACGAACGCGAACAATTGGAGGAACCCGAAGTTGAGGTAGTTCCGGCCGAGCGCGAATTCGAGATACTCGTAGTAGACGTCGTGAACGAATGCCTTGAGTCCCTCGCGGTCAGCGTCGAACACCATCCGAGCGACAGCATCGGGGACGCTCTTCGTGCCCTGCCCGCGAATCTGGGCCTTCTCAGGGGCGTCTGGCAGGTAGCACTTGTTCTTCCCGTAGCGATTGAGCTTCGAGCGAAGCCGTGACTGCTTGCTCCCGCCATTCTGTGGCTTATTTACCTCGTCGAACAGCGATTTGAACGCCTCAAAGTCGCCATCGAGATACCGTTCGCCGTTTCGATACCAGCCGTTGGCTGTCGGGAACACGCCCTTCGAGGCGAGTTGTGAGACGAGTCCGAGGAGTTCAGTCGGCTTCGAGACGATGCGGAAGTAGTCATCGTACTCGGGGTGGTCGTCGCTGAACCGGTCGATGAACTCCCCGAACAGGGCTTCCTCGACGAGGTCGTCCTCAACGATGCGTGTCGAGCCCGTGATGCGGTCGTCGATCCCGAGGTGCGTCGGCGCGGCATAGCCGTGCTCCTGGAGGAGATCGTGGCAGAGCGAATGGAACGTCTGGATCGGCGCGTCCGCGAGATCGCGCATTCCGTACTCGCAGTGGCCGACGATCCGGTCCTTCATCTCGGCTGCAGCGTTGTTCGTGAACGTCACCAGCAGCACGTCCTCAGGAGCGACGTCGTCCTCGTCAACGATGTTCGCATAGCGGCGCGTGATGGTGAACGTCTTCCCCGTGCCTGCGCCGGCGTCAACGAGGTATAAGCCGTCGGTGCTGTCGATGAGGTCCTGCTGTTGAGGGTTGGGGTCAGTCATGGTCAAGAAGGAGGTCGCGGTTGTCCACGCGACGGTAGTTCGGTTCACCGGCGAGTCCGTTCACAGGGAAGCGTTCTTCGCCAGCACGTCGGTGGTTAAGTTCCATCATACGCTCGGTGACGAACGTCTCGAAGGCGTCGAGATCCTCTTCGAAGTAGTTCTGACTCCGAACTCGTGCCAGCTGACGAAGCAGCTGTTTACAGCCCGACGAGACGTATTTGTACTCGCCGACACACTCCTGGAGTCGGGTTTGCATCGCCTGCCCGAACTCGGAGTCGATGAGTTCGTCACTATCGCGTGTCGCCGGTAGCGGGACCGACTCGAACGCGGCTTGATAATCAGTGTACTCAATCTTCGAGAGCGTCTTCTGGCAATTCTTCGCCCCGTCATCGCGGAGCTTCTCGAACGTCGCTCGCGACCGGGCGTGCTCCTCGAACTGGGTCGGATGATACTCAACGGTCGTCAGCGTCTCATCTAAGTCCGCCTCGCCGGCGACGACGTCGTCGAGCGTCTCGAGAAAGTGGAAGAACGTGAACTGTAGGCGCTCGCCTGGGCGCTCGCTCCGACGGTGGGCGAGATAGAGAAGTGCCTGGAAGTTCGGCGTATCGCTCGGTGGATCGAGCGCGGAGTTCTTGACGACGCGAGACGCCCGTTTCCGACTCCCACTCTTGTAGTCGAGGAGGTGAGTCGGTCCATGAACAAGGTCGATCTTGCCTTTCAGTCCGAGGTCTTCGTTCTCGAACCAGCGCTCCGTGAACGGCGAGTCGACTTCCCTGTCAAAATGGGCCGCGAAGAAATTCTGCCCCCACCCACTGTTCGGAGTGAGCAGGTCGTCACCCTCCGGGGTGCGTTCGTCGAGCAGCTCGACGATGGTTTCGAGGCCGACCCGGTATTTGGTACGGCGCGTTGGACGGTCGACGCGCCGCACGAACGGACCCGCCTCCTCGAGCATTACGTCTACAAGGTCTTCGATGGTCTCCTCGTCGATCAGGTCGGGGTGGTTGACGTAGAACTCGGCGAAGTCGTGGAAGAGATTCCCCTCCTTGAAGTAGTCCTTATCGGGGCCATCGACAAGCCGACTGAAGAGGTAGTCACGCGGGCTGTTGACGTACGTACTCAGACTGGACTGGCTGACAGTGTCGATTTGCGTCGGTGAGACGTCGAGTGATTCCTTCTCGAACCCATTCTGGGCCGCACTGAAGGTCCGTCCGTGAGTCACCGTGTCGAGATCGCTGAACCGTTCGAAGTCGTCATCAAGGAGGTCCTCGAAGTAGAGACACGGCGTTGCGGGTGAGCCGCCGATCGTGTCCTGAACGAGGTAATACTGTTCGACGCCGTTCTGGAGGAGGAGCTGAAACTGCGTCAGGTTCCGACTGAATTCAGCGTCACGGTCGACCCACGGACGACGTGGTGGAGAGTGAGTCCACGCTTCGTCGAGGCCGAGGTAGAATACGACGGGGCGGTCCACGTAGGCTGCTGACTTTGCGTCGGCCAGGAGAACCCCTTCGTCTTCGCGGTCGACGGGGACCTCGTAGCTCTGAAGGTAGTATTCGAGCCGATCAATGCCCTGTCTAGTGACGTCGTCGGTAGCGATCCCGAGCGCCTCGAGTTCATGTCGGAACGCATCGAGGCTGATTCCGGCCTGTCGTTCGTATGCAGTAAGTGCTCCAGCGAACGTTGTTTCGCCGATCTCCGCGCTGAACTCCTGAAACCACGTCAGACTGGCAGCGTCGACATCCTGTAGCCGCTTGTCGTCGTGTTCAACGTCGACGGCGATCCCGAGGCTGGAGAGAACAGAACGAATGGTCTTCACGCGCGTCTCCGTCCCGCGAGTAGCAGCGCGAAGGAACTGGACGAATCCACGGTGGTGCTGTTCGTCAGCGAACCCGGGGCCACCGATAAACGGAATATCGGCGGCTTCGAGCGCGCTCGGAACGAGCGTTGCATATTCACTCCCGCGATCCGCGACGACCGCGACGTCCTCCGCATTGTCGGCGGAGACGATGCCGAGCACAGCGTCGACGATTGCTGTACTTGAATCGAAGATGTGGAACGGCGGTCGGTCGAATGCGGCATCGGTGAATGGATCGAACGTATCGTACTGCGTTGGGAGAATCGATCGTTCGAGGGTCGTGAATTGGTCGTGGCCGACGACGGCGACGTCTTTGCTGTCGTCGATTTGGTACTCGTCGAGTCGCCGGGAGGTCGTATCGAGCGTTGAGAGCTGTTCGACGGTGGTTTCCGTCGCGGTGTCGGCGTAGGCGTCGTAGTCGAGAACGGCATCGACGCGTCCCTGGTGCTCCCAGCATTGGAGCGTGTTGCCGATCGCGTATGCAGCCTGCTTCCACTCGAGGTCGGTGGTCGTAACGAGTTCGAGAAAGGCACTCCGGTCCTCGGCGCGTTCGCGGCGGCCTGCTGCGAGTCGGCGCGGCGTGATGGCAAATATACCGAGATGAGCGCGATCAAGACGTCGGTTCAGCCCACTGGCAAGCGGCGCATCAGGAACGATGACGAGGTCATAGTCTCGGACTTCGTCGTAGAGGGAGTCAAGTGGTTTCGCCCGCGTAACTGGCACGGTAACAACAACTCAGCCAATAATTCATATAATTATCGCCAAGTGTCTATTTGATAGCGATCACTTGGTATCGGTGAGAAAGAAGTCGGCGGCTAAGACATCAATCCCTTCATTTGCGGAGGGGTGGGTTGGGAAGCGCAGGACAGTCGTAATCGAAGGCCCCCTGTTTAACCAACAAAATTAAGCTTTAGAGCCCCATCTGTTGGTTAAAGTGCTCCCATGTCGTACACAGAACCAGCAACCCCACCCGAGGTTCCCGAAGAAGTAGCGTCCTCACTCGAGGAGTGTAATGCGGAAACGCTCCGGTCTATCGCCAAGTATGCTGATGCACTTGCGGAGTATCGAGAGCGAGAGGCACGGTTGGATGAGGCTGATGACGACGAACCTCAAGAACGCCCTGAGGACCTACCTGAAGAAGTCCCTACCAAAGCCACACTGACAGAGAAGGAAATTAACGGGAATCAGTATTACTACTGGCAGTGGAGAGAGGGTGACAAAATCAAATCTCAATACAAGGGGCCAGTGAATCCGAGCGAGTAAAGATCGCTCTTACGCAAAGCTACGGAAAAGTCAGTGCATTCCGCCGACATCTAGCGGATATGTCTAAAACCCAGCCAGCCTTCGGCGGAATGCTTCGAAACCTAATCGACGACGGTATCTTAGAGCTTCGGACCGAGCCGCTCGACGCCCTCGTCGAGCGGCGTCTCAAGCAACTCTGGGAGCACACACCGTGCCCTCGCTGCGGAAATCGGACGATCAGAACGTGGGAGCACTCCGATCGTGTCTGGTGTCGCAGCTGCCAGTTCAAACCCGCCTACACCTACGGCACACCCTTCAGCGAGAAGGACCTCCCCGCAGGCGAGGTCCTTCTCGCGTTCATTCTCTATGCAGATACCCTGCTCAGCATCAATCAAATCGCGATTGTGCTTGACCGCGCGTACAACACGATTCACACAGCAATTCGTGACCTGGAAGCCGCGCTCGAGCGCGGCTTCCCAATTGTCTGGAACCGTCTCAAACGACCGCACAGCGGCCCGTTACAAATCGATGAGAGTGGCAAAGTCTGCTCAGGATACAAGGGCCAAGACCCGCCGCGGCCCGGACGGGCTCGCGGCGGGTCGTCTCGAACTGGACGCACTCGATGGCAAGGACGTCACGGTGACCAACTGACGCTCGTCGCGGCCTGCCGCGACGAGCTCACTGTCATTCGCGCGAAGAAAGGAATCCGCTACGAGGGTGATCTTGGACCGGTAATTGAGGAGGCTGAAGACCTCTCCCAGCCACTGGGAGAGGTCTGGACCGACGGTCTCCAAGCGTATCGCTGGATGGAGTACGACCACCGGACGGTCGTTCACAAGGAGCGGTACGTTTCGCCGGACGGCGTCCATATTAATCAGGTTGAGTGCCTGTGGTCACTCCTGCATCCGTGGCTGCGGAAGTTCCGCGGCCTGTCCAAGCAAGGCTTGGAACAGGCCGCTCATACCTTCGGCTGCGTTCGATCCTTGAACAGGATCGGCGCGTCGCTGTTCGCACTCATCGATTGCTTCGCCCTCCACCGTTTCCGTAGCTTTGCGTAAGAGCGTCACGCCTTAACCAACGCTCGCCATCTAAAGCGACTGACCGTTGGTTAATCCGAGCGATTCGCCTTGGCTCGCTTCCAAGCAAGAGCAAATCACTCGTCGAGCTCGATGATCTCGCCCTGCTCACCGTCAAGGCGGTCACGAAGTGCAGCAATCCGCTCGTGACCGTCCGCGAGGAGGGTCTCGCCCTCGTCTAGAGAGAGATCGTCGGACTCCAGGTGGTCGATGATTTCGTTGACGTGGTCGATGGCGTCCGCAATGTCGGTATCCTTCGCCATTTAGACCACCAACCAGAGGAACACGACGATGCCGAGCAGGATGAGCAATCCGGCGATCGCTACCTTGTAGTAGATTGTCTGCACGCCGTCATGAGCCTGTGCTTCCTCGACCGCCGTAGAGAGTTCTTGCTCGTGTTCGTGCTCACGTTCGAGTGCTTCATAGGCTGCATCGAGATTCTCTTCGAGCGCTTTCAGCTCACTCGTTCGGAACTGTTCGAGTGAGGTGACTGCGTATTCCCCAGCTTCGGTCGGCGTAATCGCGTCGACGTCCGCGATGCGACCGGCGATGGTTTGATCTTCGGTGTGTCCGACGGCGGCAACGACCGGTGTTCGCGCCGTAAAGATTGCTTCGGCGACGGATTCGGTGTTAAACGCCATCAGGTCGCTATCGCTGCCGCCGCCTCGTCCAACGATGATCGTATCCACCTCATCGTTTCGGTCGAGGAAGTGGATGCTGTTCGCGAGGGACGTCGGGGCGTGGTCTCCCTGCACGGCCGCGTGCTTCACCACGAGGTCGACGGTCGAATTTCGGCTGTGAATTGCGTTCTGGATGTCGTAGCGAGCGTCACCGTTGAGTGAGGTGACGATGCCGATCCGGTCGGGGAATCGTGGCGGATCGGTCTTGTGCTGCTCGTCAAACCATCCTCGATCGTCGAGTTCTGCATGTAACCGCTCTAGCGCAGCCGCTTGCTCTCCCTCGCCGACGACGGTGACTTGCCAGGGCTTCAGACTGATACGTCCACCGTCTACCCAGAAATCGATATTGCCCTCGAGGATGACCTGCATATCATCGTCGAGGTCAATGTTCATGTTCTGGTAGCGATTCCGCCAGAGCATACAGGGCAGTTCGCAGTCGCCATCAGTGAGTGAGAAGTAGAGGGCCGATCGGCTCTGGCTAAGATTCGTAACCTCTCCGATGCACTGGACACCATGAAGCGTATCGGTAGATTCTATGGAGTAAGCGATACGCTCGTTCAGCTGACGGACGGTGAGAACGTCGCCTCCACCAGAAGCTATTGATTCGGTGTTCGCATCTGTTGTCTCACGTCGTCCACTATCCATATCTTCTACCGAGGAGATTCCAGGGATAGCCACTTCAATCCCTATCCTACCTCGAAATTCACCGTACTGCCGGGTAGAACTGCCCGACAAAGGTTTGACGAACACATTCGGCTATTCCTGACCTCTGAGAATCATAGAGGTCCCCATATCTCCTCTACTAATACATCCACATGTAATGAGCCCAGGCCTGCACACCGATCGACGGAACTTCCTGAAGACAGCGGCTGCACTGACCGTTACTGGCTCACTCCTCGCTGGCTGTACCAGTAGTGGGACACCTGGCGATTCCGATAATACCCCGAACGCCGATAGCGGTGGTCAAGCGTCATTTGATGGGTGGTTTGAAAACACCGCAAACTACCAAGAAGTCATCGACAAAACTGACGCGAGTACCGTAACTGTCCAAGTCGGTGCCGACGGGAACAATGGTGCGTACGCGTTCGCGCCGCCGGCGATCAAGATCGCCTCGGGAACAACGGTCACCTGGGAGTGGACCGGCATGGGCGGATCCCACAACGTGGTTGCAGATGACGGAAGTTTCGAGAGTGAGATGACCGCTGAGCGGGGGCACACCTTCGACCACTCGTTCGACAGCGCCGGGACGTACAAGTACTACTGCCTGCCGCACAAGGCGATGGGAATGAAAGGCGTCGTTGTAGTTGAGTAGCGTCGTATCCTTCGAAACTTCAATACGTGATCTCATGGGCTCTGTCGGACATGGTTGTAATATTAATCCAAACGTAGAGTACTATACCAACAGAATTAGGAGTACTATCGCACTACTGTCATCCGAGAACGCATGCAATTTAACACGACGATAACGGCGGTAACATTTCTCGTCCTCTTTGCGGTACTCATTGGCGGAACTGCTATGAGTCCAATGAGCACGAGTACGGTGGCAATGGTTAGCGTCGGCCTCTTCGTATTCGGTATACTGTCGCTCGTGCTCGGCGTGAAACACGGGGAGTATCGCGCAAAAGGACAATAACCGTCATTGGTCGCGGTCCAGTTCCTCCAATCGCCGATTCATTGGACCTATCCGGAGTGGCTCACGTCTGAGCAGACGAGCTAGATCCACTGGAGTCCCCGAAAAACCCTACGTCACTTTCCTAAGCTCCACTTCTCACTCCACGTACAATGAATACAAGATGATCGCGAATCCTGCTGTCGTGAAGATGCTCTCGACGATGAGTGCAATGCTCGGATCGACGGGGATGAGCTGATCCACGATACCCGCGAGAAGGGCACCTACCGTAACGAACCCGAAGCCGAGCGCAAGCGCACGCAGTGCGGGCGATGCCGTCCGTCGGTATGCCGTAAATGAGTGGTAGGTAATCAGTCCTCCGAGTAGCAGTGTGAGTGTCTTGAGTACCGTAACGGCGGTCGTAATCTGTGGGCTCATATTTCCTTGCGTACCTCCGACCAGAGTTCAGACAGCCGCCGATCCGGCGTCTGTTCCCGGCGTTTGATTGCTACCTCGATCGATCGATCCTCATCGAGGCCGACTCGGACCTCCTCGAAGCCGAGGTCGTATCGTGTTGTGTGTCGGCCATCCGTTCTGACCTCGATTCGTTCCTCCAGTAGCGAGGCTTCGCTGAGAAGTTCGAGCTTTCGATACATCGTTGAGAGCGGAATCTCGCAGGTCTCAGCGAGTTCGCTCGCGGTCATGGGTTCCTCAACATGTTTGATGATGGTCCGGCAGTCCGGGTCGTCCAGCGCGTCGAGGACGTCCTGTAACTGTGGGGTATCCACAGCGAATGGATCACGTACCATTGCTAGGCCTTTCAGTGATGTCCAGTGACGGTCGATCACTTCCTCGGACATTGCTTAGGTGATCATTTTGGTCTCCAATGGCGTACTCCACCATGGTTTGCTGCGTCTCGATCGAGGGGTCGCCGCTCCTCTCCGTGCCTCGATCCAGCATTTCATGTGGTCTCCGTCTCAGGGGTACCGTCGCCCAAATTCTCGACGAACTCTTTGACGATTTTCTCCTCGGCGCGGTGCAACGTTTCGCTACACGTGGATTTCGCGATGCCCAGCTCATCCGCGAGTTCGGTTAACGAGCAACGCCGCGGGGTGTCGTAGTAGCCGTGTTCAGCTGCCGCCCGGAGGAGCTGTAACTGGCGGTCCGTTAACAGCTGCTCAGCCTCGATCTGCTGGTGGATCTCATTGACGGTGAATGGAATCCCAAACGACTCGAGCTGCGTACCGAGTTCGGAGAGTCGACGCTGTGGCGCCGTGACCTCCCATTCGATCTGGCCGTCGATCAGGCGGAACGGCATTTCGAGCGGAATACCCGCTCCTTGCGCAGAGAGCAATAAGAGCGGCATCGTCGTCTCGAACTGGATCAACGCCGTGTCGTCGTGCCGTTGGAGGATGTCAAGTTCGATGACCGCTTCGCTATCCGCGAATTCAGCGAGTATGGTCTCTAACTCCTCGGCAGTCACCTCGGTCAGAGCAACACCAGCATGGTCACTGGGAAACGCCGCCAGAATCCGAAACAGTGCATCAGGATGCGTACGGGAAATATCTCCGATCCAAATTCCGTTCGGGATGGTGAGCGTGAGGTTTGCTCGTGGCATTGGTGTTCACGTGAACATATTCGGTCGTTGCCCCAATTAGTATTGCCGAACATATTCGGATAGCCAACCACGACTACTAGATTTGCTTCCGAACATCATCGGCGGAACGACCATTCACCTCGCTACAAAATGGATACTCGATGAGTGTAGAAGCCATCGACGACGGGACGTACGAACTCGACGCGCGCGAAATCGACGGTGAACCGTTCGGTGACATCATGGCCGCGCTAGAAGGCCTTGATGATGACGAGACACTCGTCCTCATCAATAGTTTCGAGCCAAAGCCACTCTACAACGTCCTCGAACAACGCGGATTCACGCACGAGACGACGCAACGGGCGGACGACGAGTGGCACGTTTCGATCACTCACGTATAGCCGAACACGTTCGGAACAATACCTTCACAGGGCGCCATAGTATACACGTACGCATGTCTGATCAGACCCTCGATCTCCGTAACATCCCGCCTGCTGAGCGGCATCCGATGATTCACGACAAGTTTGCCGAACTAGAAAGCGGCGAGGCGCTGACGTTGATCAATGATCACGAGCCGAAGCCGCTGTTCTACGAGATGCAGGCGGAAGTCGACGAGTTCGACGCCGAGCGGTATGAAGTCGAACAGCGCGACGTCAACGAGTTCGTCGCGAAGCTCCCCAAGAAATAGGAGTTAGTCCCGAGAGGTGCTATCGCACGACGACTTCTTCGTCCCTGCTTTCATCAGTGTCCTGCTCTGGCTGAAGCTTCTGACTGCGCTACGATCGGTCAGCTGGGTAGGTGACCCGTCCATTGGATATCTCTGCGAAGCGAGTCAGCTCGTGCTCGTCAGCGCGGCCAGCATCATAGATGTTGACGACCTCGCAGCCACGAGCGAGGAGCCAGTCGGCGACGATCCGGCGGTGACACCGCCAGTAGACGGCCTCGGCACAGACGATCACCGGTACTTCCGTCTCTGCGAGGGCGACCAATTCGTCGAGTGCGGTCTGGAACTCGTCGGTGAGCGCGTAGTCGGCGTAGGCCTGAAACGAATTGTTCTCCCACTCATCGTTCGGTGAATCCGCGGGCGGAGCCGAACGTCTCCCTCCAAGCGCTTCGAAATGGCGATACTTGATGCCGTGCTCGTCGAGGGCCGCAGCCAGCGCGTCGGCACCGAACTGTGGATTCCGTCGCGAGCCCGGAAACCGACGAATATCGACCACGATGGTGATATCGTACGCACGGAGTGCCGAGACGAACTCCTCGATCGAGCGTGAGGAGTGGCCGAAAGTGTACACGCGGGTCATACTGGTCGGTAGGGCAGAGATCTACGTATGCGCTGGGGGACGACCGTTCGTCTCAAGATATCCTCTATTCGAGTACCTGATACTAGATCCAGTGATCGGTAGAAGTGAGGAAGAGAGTTCATGTTCCAGAACGTCGGTCATCTGCCGGAGTCACTATCCGAGCTTTCGCCCATCACTAACTGGGTGTCGTTTCACGGGACTCGGAACGACCGGAGTCCGACGAACCGGGGCACCTGCTCGTAGTACTGCTGGTACACTTCGCCGAACTCCTC
The Halomarina pelagica DNA segment above includes these coding regions:
- a CDS encoding UvrD-helicase domain-containing protein; its protein translation is MTDPNPQQQDLIDSTDGLYLVDAGAGTGKTFTITRRYANIVDEDDVAPEDVLLVTFTNNAAAEMKDRIVGHCEYGMRDLADAPIQTFHSLCHDLLQEHGYAAPTHLGIDDRITGSTRIVEDDLVEEALFGEFIDRFSDDHPEYDDYFRIVSKPTELLGLVSQLASKGVFPTANGWYRNGERYLDGDFEAFKSLFDEVNKPQNGGSKQSRLRSKLNRYGKNKCYLPDAPEKAQIRGQGTKSVPDAVARMVFDADREGLKAFVHDVYYEYLEFALGRNYLNFGFLQLFAFVLLCEDHALRESIAFDYAMVDEFQDSSEIQFKLTLLLAGTNNLCVVGDWKQSIYGFQYAEVENITAFEDRLNRFVDELNADHERVTFDTRPIHTIELIENYRSTQEILDFSEHGLLVPAANRDNVDVEAIQDRIVSLSTNTEHENTQIEAITSPEEHESVVAKIQELVGNDAYQVEADDGSLRTPEYRDVAVLTRTREFGRDLLQTAEEYGLPMAYEGGIELFRTPQAKLLLAWLRILESDTDRGWAVVLEEAGYTLDEIKHVLETEAYPENMRSFREKLAELETLGGVAERVFSRYGYDGATADVVLHTIQSVHTATTLTRGDLIRFIERGIEAGSTHDVHANAGANSVTVQTIHAAKGLEHPIVVLANMNSGRFPPSGGGSGTITFQDPVGLRQRKRYAEADGLPHVYDDWRTDVLRRCLPREYDEERRLLYVAITRAESHVIFSAGEDPNTFLEELPVEIEAWDTEPDADTVDDTEQTELLITVPTPEGPVGHSPHSLMREDVFEDVDDGMGKSFGTDVHDFAEAYARGDDVELNQDDPGWDDKQHVMSFLDGLSGDLLVEEDAYLPLDVDGTRVMISGIIDLVHVRADRIEVVDYKTDRGRHAEAEYRKQLSVYYHVLRELYPEREISASILYTVDGVREEIDPLSRDDLVDIVKSVSDMESLQAPSPLGSSR
- a CDS encoding PD-(D/E)XK nuclease family protein, whose translation is MPVTRAKPLDSLYDEVRDYDLVIVPDAPLASGLNRRLDRAHLGIFAITPRRLAAGRRERAEDRSAFLELVTTTDLEWKQAAYAIGNTLQCWEHQGRVDAVLDYDAYADTATETTVEQLSTLDTTSRRLDEYQIDDSKDVAVVGHDQFTTLERSILPTQYDTFDPFTDAAFDRPPFHIFDSSTAIVDAVLGIVSADNAEDVAVVADRGSEYATLVPSALEAADIPFIGGPGFADEQHHRGFVQFLRAATRGTETRVKTIRSVLSSLGIAVDVEHDDKRLQDVDAASLTWFQEFSAEIGETTFAGALTAYERQAGISLDAFRHELEALGIATDDVTRQGIDRLEYYLQSYEVPVDREDEGVLLADAKSAAYVDRPVVFYLGLDEAWTHSPPRRPWVDRDAEFSRNLTQFQLLLQNGVEQYYLVQDTIGGSPATPCLYFEDLLDDDFERFSDLDTVTHGRTFSAAQNGFEKESLDVSPTQIDTVSQSSLSTYVNSPRDYLFSRLVDGPDKDYFKEGNLFHDFAEFYVNHPDLIDEETIEDLVDVMLEEAGPFVRRVDRPTRRTKYRVGLETIVELLDERTPEGDDLLTPNSGWGQNFFAAHFDREVDSPFTERWFENEDLGLKGKIDLVHGPTHLLDYKSGSRKRASRVVKNSALDPPSDTPNFQALLYLAHRRSERPGERLQFTFFHFLETLDDVVAGEADLDETLTTVEYHPTQFEEHARSRATFEKLRDDGAKNCQKTLSKIEYTDYQAAFESVPLPATRDSDELIDSEFGQAMQTRLQECVGEYKYVSSGCKQLLRQLARVRSQNYFEEDLDAFETFVTERMMELNHRRAGEERFPVNGLAGEPNYRRVDNRDLLLDHD
- a CDS encoding IS1595-like element ISHrub1 family transposase, with protein sequence MSKTQPAFGGMLRNLIDDGILELRTEPLDALVERRLKQLWEHTPCPRCGNRTIRTWEHSDRVWCRSCQFKPAYTYGTPFSEKDLPAGEVLLAFILYADTLLSINQIAIVLDRAYNTIHTAIRDLEAALERGFPIVWNRLKRPHSGPLQIDESGKVCSGYKGQDPPRPGRARGGSSRTGRTRWQGRHGDQLTLVAACRDELTVIRAKKGIRYEGDLGPVIEEAEDLSQPLGEVWTDGLQAYRWMEYDHRTVVHKERYVSPDGVHINQVECLWSLLHPWLRKFRGLSKQGLEQAAHTFGCVRSLNRIGASLFALIDCFALHRFRSFA
- a CDS encoding exodeoxyribonuclease VII small subunit, yielding MAKDTDIADAIDHVNEIIDHLESDDLSLDEGETLLADGHERIAALRDRLDGEQGEIIELDE
- the xseA gene encoding exodeoxyribonuclease VII large subunit, whose product is MDSGRRETTDANTESIASGGGDVLTVRQLNERIAYSIESTDTLHGVQCIGEVTNLSQSRSALYFSLTDGDCELPCMLWRNRYQNMNIDLDDDMQVILEGNIDFWVDGGRISLKPWQVTVVGEGEQAAALERLHAELDDRGWFDEQHKTDPPRFPDRIGIVTSLNGDARYDIQNAIHSRNSTVDLVVKHAAVQGDHAPTSLANSIHFLDRNDEVDTIIVGRGGGSDSDLMAFNTESVAEAIFTARTPVVAAVGHTEDQTIAGRIADVDAITPTEAGEYAVTSLEQFRTSELKALEENLDAAYEALEREHEHEQELSTAVEEAQAHDGVQTIYYKVAIAGLLILLGIVVFLWLVV